A single genomic interval of Rosistilla ulvae harbors:
- a CDS encoding DUF1501 domain-containing protein: MTRYQNCSGVTRRDCLQVGLGGFFSLGLSGALRAADASRLIKQHQADACILVWQDGGPSHYETFDPKPDAPVEIRGEFGTIPTAIPGVRFSQHMKATAKIADRLSIVRSIRHDQGNHGAGNHYMMTGSPPRIPVGCGAFVSFHPSMGSVVSAEVGAPAGMPAYFSMPSMSRSGGPNFLGAKYAPFVVPDNPNSDNFQVRDVALPKGLSEAKFSNRQSIRRQIDALKRFRDEAAADPLVAVDEFYDQGQQLMTSPQAQKAFDIHSEPEETRAKYGRNSFGQRALLARRLVEAGVPFITLYEGGWDHHRQLFSAFDKKLPPHEQTIAALIQDLEERGMLERTLVIVLGEFGRTPKINKDGGRDHWSNAMSVMFAGGGTPGGQVIGATDRQGHSAVDRVLAPENFVSTVYRKLGIDPDKIVHTPEGRPMTYVTNPEPISELM; the protein is encoded by the coding sequence ATGACGCGCTATCAAAATTGTTCCGGTGTGACGCGACGCGATTGTCTGCAGGTTGGCCTGGGCGGATTCTTTTCGCTTGGCCTCTCAGGTGCGTTGCGCGCCGCGGACGCATCGCGGTTGATCAAGCAACATCAAGCCGATGCCTGCATCCTGGTCTGGCAAGACGGTGGCCCATCGCACTACGAAACCTTCGACCCCAAGCCCGACGCGCCGGTCGAGATTCGCGGCGAATTCGGCACGATCCCAACGGCGATCCCTGGGGTTCGATTCTCGCAGCACATGAAAGCGACCGCCAAGATTGCCGACCGTTTGTCGATCGTGCGATCGATCCGACACGACCAAGGAAATCACGGCGCGGGGAATCACTACATGATGACCGGCTCGCCGCCGCGAATCCCTGTCGGCTGTGGCGCGTTCGTCAGCTTCCATCCCAGCATGGGATCGGTGGTCTCCGCCGAGGTGGGAGCTCCTGCCGGGATGCCCGCCTATTTCTCGATGCCCAGCATGTCGCGCAGTGGTGGCCCGAATTTCCTCGGTGCGAAGTACGCTCCGTTTGTAGTTCCGGACAATCCGAATTCGGACAACTTCCAAGTCCGCGACGTCGCCTTGCCCAAGGGCCTCTCCGAAGCCAAGTTCTCCAATCGCCAATCGATCCGCAGGCAGATCGATGCACTCAAGCGGTTCCGCGACGAAGCAGCTGCCGATCCGTTGGTCGCAGTCGATGAGTTCTACGATCAAGGTCAGCAGTTGATGACTTCGCCGCAGGCTCAAAAAGCGTTCGATATCCACAGCGAACCCGAAGAGACACGCGCGAAATACGGCCGCAATTCGTTTGGCCAACGGGCGCTGTTGGCGCGTCGTTTGGTCGAAGCCGGCGTCCCCTTCATCACGCTGTACGAAGGTGGCTGGGATCACCACCGTCAACTGTTCAGTGCGTTCGACAAGAAGCTGCCACCACACGAACAAACGATCGCCGCGTTGATCCAGGATCTGGAAGAGCGCGGTATGTTGGAGCGAACGTTGGTGATCGTGTTGGGCGAGTTTGGCCGCACGCCGAAGATCAACAAAGATGGCGGACGCGATCACTGGTCCAATGCGATGAGTGTGATGTTCGCCGGTGGCGGCACGCCCGGTGGCCAAGTGATCGGAGCGACCGATCGGCAGGGGCATTCCGCCGTCGACCGCGTCCTCGCCCCCGAGAACTTCGTTTCGACGGTCTATCGTAAATTGGGAATCGATCCCGACAAGATCGTCCACACTCCCGAGGGTCGGCCGATGACGTACGTCACCAATCCCGAACCGATCTCCGAATTGATGTAG
- a CDS encoding DUF4175 family protein, with amino-acid sequence MSTTPSHHPSTAHPLLRRVRGLSWQAHGLLLIRAIAIVAASLILLAIGLGTIDWLVRSRSLGWRWLSTGLLVAAAVGLAWRWLIPAIRLRLRGTDVARQIEAVFPTLGDRLSSSIDFLESPRPSKSHLEAAVIDRTTQDVQGLSFATALNLRPTLAALAAAAAIAAVLSGLWFQDSATVSHAAARLAQPWRQLDWPRRHHLQIDPLPQVVHRGDSLEVVVRDPQADLPSDAVVLVRTPAGTQRLALQQAGHSGVARIENVQSRLEIRATGGDDDTLDWQTVDVIQSPEITRNQWTLTPPGYAGKPQQTIEALRFDVVGGTRAVLELSLSKPITEATLRQSASNSPDSSVAGEGNLAADGLTVNFELLELTEDCQFQVEWTDGDGLPGSFAQQWTIRVVADSPPQVAWSESTRVSMVTPGGELALNWTAEDDFGMTETGGRWNRPGRSAAEDAAEASDFATRSIAEIARTADGTALFKPSDWKLQAGETIELTAWATDQQGQRGVSPTLSLAIVSEAVIRQQVAENENTIVEKMRDATVEQRAARDQVLAAAAELKPDQDRAAAAERVDFAATTQQQSRRTLQESGGAIDLARQAVELLENNGLVDADSQRLGDLLAALTELADENSSEIVDAIANAADAMEDEVRDAAATSKLKQQLDRIGQQQQEVVDRLESLAGELVKRDAVRDLSRQLDDLLSDQQRLQNETADLDAADDSAKDSRQQTLGNSQQELSRRAARLAAEIAETASDLPDEQAPFADRLQRAADRLNEDQVVGQMRSSAEDLKSGRLGQSMEKQSQIEQALQSTRAALEGSDRSREESLSDAIQAAAEGLENAADQQQQIGRRVEDPQEEPSELADDWKQLADQTQRLREQVERLGAEQAADRIDQAVEAQSQGQQQLQAGDRESAQRSSQTAQQQLDEARDQLAQMQKQVDADQQRKKMWAFIEQLEEILANQRTLIARIEAAESGALGELAATEKQLAQRVQAISPMVAELAGFDFVMSGAADDMNRVAAMLARDDKSPAVIDAAGAALARLEQVLEAVIQQMRQPPGNEPTDSSQQDPQQQQDGPDDNENGQPSMASLRLLLGLQQWLLDRTAAVEAIEPGDEAQRDYKQQAIRQLAQRQQKLRDQFQSLLKQAPAPAADNEGDGI; translated from the coding sequence ATGTCGACCACTCCATCGCATCACCCATCCACCGCCCATCCGCTGCTGCGTCGCGTCCGAGGGCTCTCCTGGCAGGCCCACGGTTTACTATTGATTCGTGCGATCGCGATCGTCGCGGCGTCGTTGATCCTGTTGGCGATCGGGCTTGGCACAATCGATTGGCTAGTCCGCTCCCGTAGCTTGGGGTGGCGTTGGCTCTCGACTGGCTTGCTGGTCGCCGCTGCGGTCGGGCTCGCCTGGCGTTGGCTGATCCCCGCGATCCGGCTGCGACTGCGAGGGACCGATGTCGCCCGGCAGATCGAAGCTGTCTTTCCCACACTGGGCGATCGGCTCAGCAGTAGCATCGACTTTCTCGAGTCGCCGCGTCCTTCGAAAAGCCACCTCGAAGCCGCCGTCATCGATCGCACGACTCAGGATGTGCAAGGTTTATCGTTTGCAACGGCACTCAACCTCCGGCCAACCCTCGCGGCGTTGGCCGCCGCCGCGGCGATCGCTGCCGTTTTGAGCGGCCTGTGGTTCCAGGATTCTGCCACCGTCTCGCACGCCGCTGCTCGGCTGGCTCAGCCCTGGCGACAACTCGATTGGCCGCGACGCCATCATTTGCAGATCGATCCGTTGCCCCAAGTGGTCCATCGAGGAGACAGCTTGGAAGTTGTCGTCCGCGATCCGCAAGCTGATCTTCCATCCGATGCGGTGGTGTTGGTGCGAACGCCCGCCGGGACGCAGAGGCTTGCGCTGCAGCAGGCCGGGCACAGCGGAGTCGCTCGGATCGAGAACGTGCAGTCCCGATTGGAGATCCGCGCGACCGGAGGGGACGACGACACGCTCGACTGGCAAACGGTTGATGTTATCCAGTCGCCTGAAATCACGCGCAATCAGTGGACGCTTACGCCTCCCGGATATGCAGGCAAACCACAGCAGACGATCGAAGCTCTGCGGTTCGATGTCGTTGGTGGAACGCGGGCTGTATTGGAACTGAGCCTCTCCAAACCGATCACCGAAGCGACGCTGCGGCAGTCGGCCAGCAACTCGCCCGATTCGAGTGTCGCAGGCGAAGGAAACCTGGCCGCCGATGGACTGACCGTCAACTTCGAACTGCTGGAACTGACCGAGGATTGCCAGTTTCAGGTCGAATGGACCGATGGCGACGGGCTGCCGGGAAGCTTTGCCCAGCAGTGGACGATTCGTGTCGTTGCCGATTCGCCGCCGCAAGTCGCTTGGTCCGAATCGACCCGCGTTTCGATGGTCACTCCCGGCGGAGAGCTTGCGTTGAACTGGACCGCGGAGGATGACTTTGGGATGACCGAAACCGGGGGCCGATGGAATCGACCCGGCCGATCCGCTGCGGAGGACGCGGCGGAAGCTTCCGATTTTGCAACGCGATCGATTGCGGAAATCGCACGAACGGCCGACGGCACGGCGTTGTTCAAGCCGTCGGATTGGAAGCTGCAAGCGGGCGAAACGATCGAGCTGACAGCGTGGGCAACCGACCAGCAGGGACAGCGAGGCGTCAGCCCGACGCTATCGTTGGCGATCGTTTCCGAAGCGGTGATTCGCCAACAGGTCGCCGAAAATGAAAACACGATCGTGGAAAAGATGCGCGACGCCACCGTCGAACAACGGGCCGCTCGCGATCAAGTTCTCGCCGCCGCGGCGGAACTGAAGCCCGATCAGGACCGCGCCGCGGCAGCCGAGCGTGTCGACTTTGCAGCGACCACGCAACAGCAATCGCGTCGCACGCTGCAAGAGTCCGGCGGCGCGATCGATCTCGCCAGACAAGCCGTCGAACTGCTCGAGAACAACGGGCTCGTTGACGCCGATTCTCAGCGGCTTGGCGATTTGTTGGCGGCGCTAACGGAACTGGCCGACGAAAATTCCAGCGAGATCGTCGATGCGATCGCCAACGCCGCCGACGCGATGGAAGACGAGGTACGCGACGCGGCAGCGACTTCGAAACTGAAGCAGCAATTAGATCGGATCGGCCAACAGCAACAGGAGGTCGTCGATCGGTTGGAGTCGTTGGCTGGAGAGCTTGTGAAACGCGATGCGGTTCGCGACCTGTCGCGTCAGTTGGACGATTTGTTGTCGGATCAGCAGCGGTTGCAAAACGAAACTGCTGATCTCGACGCAGCGGACGATTCGGCAAAGGACTCGCGCCAGCAGACGCTTGGCAATTCGCAACAAGAACTGTCGCGGCGAGCCGCACGCTTGGCGGCGGAGATCGCCGAAACTGCATCGGATCTACCCGACGAACAGGCTCCGTTTGCCGATCGATTGCAACGCGCTGCGGATCGTTTGAACGAGGATCAAGTGGTCGGTCAGATGCGGTCGAGCGCCGAGGATTTGAAGTCGGGACGGCTGGGGCAGTCGATGGAAAAACAATCGCAGATCGAGCAGGCGTTGCAGTCGACCCGCGCGGCGCTGGAGGGAAGCGATCGCAGCCGCGAAGAATCGTTGTCCGACGCGATCCAGGCAGCGGCCGAGGGACTGGAAAACGCAGCCGATCAGCAGCAGCAGATCGGTCGCCGCGTGGAGGATCCGCAGGAGGAACCTTCCGAGTTGGCTGATGATTGGAAACAGCTGGCCGATCAGACTCAGCGGTTGCGTGAGCAGGTAGAGCGTTTGGGAGCTGAGCAAGCGGCGGATCGGATCGACCAAGCGGTGGAAGCTCAATCACAAGGCCAACAGCAGTTGCAAGCGGGTGATCGGGAATCGGCCCAGCGATCGTCGCAGACCGCTCAGCAGCAGTTGGACGAAGCTCGTGATCAGCTGGCTCAGATGCAGAAACAAGTCGACGCCGATCAACAGCGGAAAAAAATGTGGGCGTTTATCGAGCAGTTAGAAGAGATCTTGGCCAACCAGCGGACGTTGATCGCCCGGATCGAAGCTGCGGAATCGGGAGCGCTCGGCGAGCTGGCTGCCACTGAAAAACAACTGGCCCAACGCGTGCAAGCGATCTCGCCGATGGTAGCCGAATTGGCCGGGTTCGACTTTGTCATGTCCGGTGCCGCCGACGACATGAACCGCGTCGCTGCCATGCTTGCGCGGGACGATAAATCACCGGCTGTGATCGACGCCGCTGGGGCAGCGCTTGCGCGGTTGGAACAGGTGCTCGAAGCGGTGATACAGCAGATGCGTCAGCCGCCTGGGAACGAACCGACCGATTCGTCGCAGCAAGATCCGCAACAGCAGCAGGATGGACCGGACGACAATGAAAATGGGCAGCCTTCGATGGCCAGCTTGCGTCTGTTGTTGGGGCTGCAGCAATGGTTGTTGGATCGAACCGCGGCGGTCGAAGCGATCGAGCCGGGCGACGAGGCGCAGCGAGATTACAAGCAGCAGGCGATCCGCCAATTGGCTCAGCGGCAGCAAAAGCTCCGCGATCAGTTTCAATCGCTATTGAAACAAGCTCCCGCACCCGCGGCCGACAATGAGGGGGACGGGATCTAA
- a CDS encoding DUF1559 domain-containing protein, whose amino-acid sequence MKRKGFTLVELLVVIAIIGILVGLLLPAVQAAREAARRMQCSNNLKQQALAMHNYHDTYKVLPPMYIHDTAVTDDGGHWAWSAFLLPFIEQQPRYDALEVGTAKARAKITTNPELFQNPIDGYRCPSSTGPAVHEPGVDAGYCIDDINDTNTGVAVTNYVVASNIADLRMKRASNMIDGLTGAIGIFSRGIKGEPTAGLRDILDGTSNTLMIGERFHSRAGGIRMSGGMMLVARDNLSRGPTARDNPDNTATNQGVMSLAGSARYPINVVMTPSENASSTKKMAFSSLHPGGAQFAAADGSVKFISDTVELSNGNNGGGWTVDSVMEALIGMQDGVPTSL is encoded by the coding sequence ATGAAACGCAAAGGGTTCACATTAGTTGAGTTATTGGTGGTGATTGCCATCATTGGAATCTTGGTGGGATTGCTGTTGCCGGCCGTTCAGGCGGCACGCGAAGCGGCTCGCCGGATGCAGTGCAGCAACAATCTGAAGCAGCAAGCTTTGGCGATGCACAACTACCACGACACGTACAAGGTGTTACCGCCGATGTACATCCACGACACCGCGGTCACCGACGATGGTGGACACTGGGCGTGGTCCGCGTTCCTGCTGCCGTTTATCGAGCAACAACCACGCTATGACGCATTGGAAGTTGGAACCGCCAAGGCGCGGGCAAAGATCACCACGAATCCGGAGCTGTTTCAAAATCCGATCGACGGCTATCGCTGCCCATCGTCGACTGGACCAGCCGTTCATGAACCGGGAGTCGACGCGGGATACTGCATCGATGATATCAACGATACGAATACCGGAGTGGCGGTCACGAATTATGTCGTCGCTTCGAATATCGCGGATCTGCGTATGAAACGGGCCTCGAACATGATCGATGGACTGACCGGAGCGATTGGGATCTTCTCCCGCGGTATTAAGGGAGAACCGACAGCGGGCCTCCGGGACATCCTCGACGGTACCTCCAACACGCTGATGATTGGAGAACGTTTTCACAGCCGCGCAGGAGGAATTCGGATGTCGGGAGGAATGATGTTAGTTGCGCGTGACAATCTCTCGCGCGGCCCCACGGCTCGTGACAACCCAGACAATACGGCAACGAATCAAGGCGTTATGTCACTTGCGGGTAGTGCTCGCTATCCGATCAATGTGGTGATGACACCAAGCGAAAACGCCAGTTCGACGAAGAAGATGGCTTTCAGTAGCTTGCATCCAGGAGGAGCCCAGTTTGCGGCGGCCGATGGTTCGGTCAAGTTCATTTCTGACACGGTCGAATTGAGCAACGGCAACAACGGCGGCGGATGGACTGTCGACAGCGTGATGGAAGCGCTGATCGGTATGCAGGACGGCGTCCCAACGTCGCTGTAA
- a CDS encoding transthyretin-like family protein gives MKNCKKIVATGLLAMLTLATFGCGPSGLPPLGTVHGTVTIDGQPVEGASIEFTPENGRPSVGETDADGNYNMMFTYDADGALVGEHTVRITTARQGVISEGDGPSIEARPERLPAKYNEASELTVDVVAGDNTFDFDLEGK, from the coding sequence ATGAAGAACTGTAAAAAAATCGTGGCGACCGGACTGTTGGCAATGTTGACTCTTGCGACATTCGGCTGCGGCCCTTCGGGGCTGCCTCCCTTGGGAACCGTTCATGGCACCGTCACGATCGACGGGCAACCTGTCGAAGGTGCCAGCATCGAATTCACTCCCGAAAATGGACGCCCTTCGGTTGGTGAGACCGATGCTGATGGAAACTACAACATGATGTTCACCTACGATGCCGACGGCGCATTGGTAGGCGAACACACGGTCCGCATTACCACCGCGCGGCAGGGTGTCATTTCCGAAGGAGATGGGCCATCGATCGAAGCGCGCCCGGAGAGGTTGCCAGCCAAATACAACGAGGCGAGCGAGCTGACGGTCGACGTGGTCGCCGGAGACAACACCTTCGATTTTGATCTCGAAGGCAAGTAG
- a CDS encoding 3-deoxy-7-phosphoheptulonate synthase produces MTQTTDDLRIRDQKSLRSPADLIAEIPVSETAANTVYQARQQFHQALEGTDDRIAVVVGPCSIHDPDAAIEYAAKLQKAQQRLSDDLLVIMRVYFEKPRTTVGWKGLINDPRIDGSFEINQGLQTARKLLLDINEVGVPAGVEYLDLISPQYIADLVGWGAIGARTTESQGHRELASGLSCPVGFKNGTAGSVQIAVDAIGAARNSHHFLSVAKDGRSTIFQTTGNEDCHLILRGGNTHTNYDAASVDDAAALLEKAGLDPRIMIDCSHANSRKRHERQAYVCRDICHQVSEGDRRIIGVMIESNLVEGKQSKPEQRGQSITDACIGWDDTVTLLDRLATAAKERRAAK; encoded by the coding sequence ATGACCCAGACGACCGACGACCTCCGAATCCGCGACCAAAAATCGCTCCGCTCCCCCGCCGACCTGATCGCAGAAATTCCTGTCAGCGAAACCGCTGCCAACACGGTCTATCAAGCCCGGCAGCAATTTCATCAGGCGTTGGAGGGGACCGACGATCGGATCGCTGTCGTCGTCGGCCCCTGTTCGATCCACGATCCCGACGCGGCGATCGAATACGCTGCCAAGTTGCAAAAGGCCCAGCAACGGTTGAGCGACGATCTGTTGGTCATCATGCGGGTCTACTTCGAAAAACCACGGACCACCGTCGGCTGGAAGGGGCTGATCAACGACCCTCGTATCGACGGCAGTTTCGAGATCAATCAGGGGCTGCAGACCGCCCGGAAGTTGTTGCTGGACATCAATGAAGTTGGCGTTCCCGCCGGCGTCGAATACCTCGATCTGATCAGCCCTCAGTACATCGCCGATCTCGTCGGTTGGGGAGCGATCGGGGCGCGGACGACCGAGAGCCAGGGGCACCGCGAACTCGCCTCGGGACTCTCCTGCCCTGTCGGTTTCAAAAATGGAACCGCTGGCAGCGTGCAGATCGCCGTCGACGCGATCGGTGCCGCTCGCAACTCGCACCATTTCCTCTCGGTCGCCAAAGATGGCCGCTCGACAATTTTCCAGACCACCGGCAACGAAGACTGCCACCTGATCTTGCGCGGTGGCAACACGCACACAAATTACGACGCCGCCAGCGTCGATGATGCCGCGGCGTTGTTGGAGAAAGCCGGTCTCGATCCACGGATCATGATCGATTGCAGCCACGCCAACTCGCGGAAACGCCACGAACGCCAAGCTTACGTCTGCCGCGACATCTGCCATCAGGTCAGCGAAGGGGATCGGCGGATCATCGGCGTGATGATTGAGAGCAATCTGGTCGAAGGCAAACAGAGCAAGCCGGAACAACGCGGCCAAAGCATCACCGACGCCTGCATCGGCTGGGACGACACCGTTACCCTGCTGGACCGCTTAGCCACCGCAGCCAAAGAACGTCGCGCCGCGAAATAG
- a CDS encoding sulfotransferase family protein: MRTAPYWKLLRDGHFKIQPSRLAMAAIISGIAPINDLMAAGHRLVHGRRIDNTELAGPPVFIVGHWRSGTTLLHELMVLDDQWTFPTSFQCFAPHHFLFTEWQFNMFGSWLLPSKRPMDNMSAGWRLPQEDEFALLVLGLPSPYRRMAFPGQAPPDMNYLDWTNISPEEHRTWVNGLRGFLKALTYKTPKPLVLKSPTHTGRIAVLAEAFPDAKFIHITRDPRNIFPSTCRLWKSLDVSQCFQRPNYDHLEEYVLECHERMYRAFHAGRSAVAEDQIIDIRYEDLVADPVAQLGHVYEKLNLGDFDGKLKPQLQDWVESQHRSYRTNKHSLPAEQEAVLKERWSEYFERYGYL; the protein is encoded by the coding sequence ATGCGAACCGCTCCCTACTGGAAACTGCTCCGCGACGGGCACTTCAAAATCCAGCCATCTCGGCTGGCGATGGCGGCGATCATTTCGGGGATCGCGCCGATCAACGACCTGATGGCGGCGGGGCATCGGTTGGTCCACGGCCGACGAATCGACAACACCGAACTGGCCGGACCGCCGGTCTTTATCGTCGGTCATTGGCGCAGCGGCACCACGCTGCTGCATGAGTTGATGGTCCTGGACGATCAATGGACATTTCCGACGTCGTTCCAGTGCTTCGCGCCGCACCATTTCCTGTTCACCGAATGGCAGTTCAACATGTTTGGCAGCTGGTTGCTGCCGAGCAAACGCCCGATGGACAACATGTCAGCCGGCTGGCGTTTGCCGCAAGAAGACGAATTCGCGCTGCTGGTCCTCGGCCTGCCATCGCCCTACCGGCGGATGGCTTTCCCCGGTCAAGCTCCGCCCGACATGAACTATCTCGATTGGACAAACATCTCGCCCGAGGAACATCGTACGTGGGTGAACGGACTGCGTGGGTTCCTCAAAGCGTTGACCTACAAGACTCCGAAGCCATTGGTTTTGAAAAGCCCCACCCACACCGGGCGGATCGCAGTCTTGGCGGAGGCTTTTCCCGACGCCAAGTTCATCCACATCACGCGCGACCCACGCAACATCTTCCCGTCGACGTGTCGCCTATGGAAATCGTTAGACGTCTCACAATGTTTCCAACGGCCCAACTACGACCACTTGGAAGAATATGTCCTCGAGTGTCACGAGCGGATGTATCGCGCCTTCCACGCCGGGCGGTCGGCGGTCGCCGAGGATCAGATCATCGACATCCGATATGAAGACCTCGTCGCCGATCCCGTCGCTCAATTAGGCCACGTCTACGAAAAGCTGAACCTCGGCGATTTCGACGGCAAGCTGAAGCCACAGCTGCAGGACTGGGTTGAAAGCCAACACCGCAGCTACCGCACCAACAAACACTCCCTGCCGGCGGAGCAAGAGGCGGTGCTCAAGGAACGTTGGAGCGAATATTTCGAGCGGTATGGATACCTGTAA
- a CDS encoding PPC domain-containing protein has translation MRTLALILAASQSLSALAAPPKMDSLFPAGAGRDAARTVTAAGSFSTWPPQVWIDREGLTVTPAKDKGKLEIAAASDAAGVYFIRLFDAEGASVVRPFLVDSLPAVDEVEPNNTPEQAQPIDGNAVVDGVLHKSGEVDRFAIPMKKGQTLVASLQAHNRLGSPMDAVLQVADPRGFVVAQNDDNVGNDPQIVFEAPADGTYSVGLFAFPATPNSTINFSGSKSYIYRLTLTTAGFVDHCSPMAIDTETDSAIQLHGWNIPETAASVTPSAIPGERQFIAHPELASFVEVVRSSIPVFDPATHTEGAPIAWPVVISDQISAVGEVDKFAFDAKKGQTLRCRVESDSLGYLLDPVVTLFDEKGKQLAEVDDSSGRRDSELRHTIPADGRYELTVRDLYGNGGPRFAYRMTIDDSPPSFALTVAADSFVVKGKEKLTLPITVARERGCSDEIAVSIEGLPETLTATTATSAAKGATAKEVKLEISVSGEESLAFSGPIRVVGRIAGDKPREIAATFTVAGTEQTLDQIWLTAVKP, from the coding sequence ATGCGAACTCTTGCCCTGATCCTGGCTGCCAGCCAATCCCTTTCCGCGCTCGCGGCCCCGCCGAAAATGGACAGCCTGTTCCCGGCGGGCGCCGGTCGCGACGCGGCCCGAACCGTCACCGCCGCCGGCTCGTTTTCGACCTGGCCGCCGCAGGTCTGGATCGATCGCGAAGGGCTGACGGTGACGCCCGCCAAGGACAAGGGGAAGCTGGAGATTGCCGCCGCCTCCGATGCCGCAGGCGTCTATTTCATTCGACTGTTCGACGCCGAAGGGGCTTCGGTCGTGCGACCGTTCCTCGTCGATTCGCTGCCGGCGGTCGATGAAGTCGAGCCGAACAACACGCCCGAACAAGCTCAACCGATCGATGGCAATGCCGTCGTCGATGGCGTGCTGCACAAATCGGGCGAAGTCGATCGATTTGCGATCCCCATGAAAAAGGGGCAAACGCTTGTCGCATCGCTGCAGGCCCATAACCGTCTGGGGTCGCCGATGGATGCGGTGCTGCAAGTCGCCGATCCGCGTGGATTTGTCGTCGCCCAAAACGATGACAACGTCGGCAACGATCCACAGATCGTGTTCGAAGCTCCCGCCGACGGAACCTACAGCGTCGGCCTGTTCGCCTTTCCCGCGACTCCCAACAGCACGATCAATTTCTCGGGCAGCAAATCCTATATCTATCGACTGACCCTAACGACCGCCGGTTTCGTCGACCACTGCAGCCCGATGGCGATCGACACGGAAACCGACAGCGCGATCCAACTGCACGGCTGGAACATCCCCGAAACCGCCGCGAGCGTGACGCCATCGGCGATCCCCGGCGAGCGCCAGTTTATAGCCCATCCCGAACTCGCCTCGTTTGTCGAAGTCGTCCGATCGAGCATCCCGGTCTTCGATCCGGCAACTCACACCGAAGGCGCACCGATCGCCTGGCCCGTGGTCATCTCGGATCAAATCTCCGCGGTGGGTGAAGTCGACAAGTTCGCCTTCGACGCGAAGAAGGGGCAGACGTTGCGATGCCGCGTCGAATCCGATTCGCTGGGTTACCTGCTGGATCCGGTCGTTACGCTCTTTGATGAAAAAGGCAAACAGCTGGCGGAGGTCGACGATTCGAGCGGCCGCCGCGATTCGGAACTGCGGCACACGATTCCTGCCGACGGACGCTACGAACTGACCGTCCGCGATCTCTATGGCAATGGCGGGCCGCGGTTCGCATACCGAATGACGATCGACGATTCACCCCCCAGCTTCGCCCTGACCGTCGCCGCAGATTCGTTTGTGGTCAAAGGGAAAGAGAAACTGACCCTCCCGATCACCGTCGCTCGCGAGCGGGGTTGTAGCGACGAGATCGCGGTCTCGATCGAAGGGCTGCCCGAAACGTTGACCGCCACGACGGCAACGTCCGCTGCTAAAGGAGCGACGGCAAAAGAAGTGAAGCTGGAAATCAGCGTCAGCGGAGAAGAGAGTCTTGCGTTCTCTGGCCCGATCCGAGTCGTCGGCCGAATCGCTGGCGATAAGCCACGGGAAATAGCGGCGACCTTCACGGTCGCCGGAACCGAGCAAACGCTCGACCAGATCTGGCTGACCGCGGTCAAGCCATAG
- a CDS encoding zinc ribbon domain-containing protein, with protein MSDEERINPDHLKTRQLLRKIGPLIFGVGVLFTIVGMGSFFMSFGSFGSPRYFWCCFVGMPLMFVGSTMSGYGFMGAITRYQAGEIAPVGKDTFNYMAEETRGGVQAVASAIGAGLNQSARQSSVACPSCGTANDSDAKFCDSCGTAMLSTCGSCGAVNDSDAKFCDRCGTQLSQNR; from the coding sequence ATGTCGGACGAAGAGCGAATCAATCCTGATCACCTGAAAACGCGGCAGCTGTTACGGAAGATCGGCCCTCTCATCTTTGGCGTCGGCGTGTTGTTCACGATCGTCGGGATGGGCAGCTTCTTCATGTCGTTTGGTAGCTTTGGATCACCACGCTATTTCTGGTGCTGCTTTGTCGGCATGCCGCTGATGTTCGTCGGCAGCACGATGAGCGGGTATGGATTTATGGGCGCGATCACGCGATACCAAGCGGGCGAGATCGCGCCGGTCGGCAAAGACACATTCAACTACATGGCCGAAGAAACCCGCGGTGGCGTGCAAGCTGTCGCATCGGCGATTGGCGCTGGCCTGAACCAATCGGCCCGTCAGTCGTCCGTGGCGTGTCCCAGCTGCGGAACCGCAAACGACAGCGATGCCAAGTTCTGCGATTCCTGTGGGACCGCGATGTTGTCGACCTGCGGATCGTGTGGCGCCGTCAACGACAGCGACGCCAAATTCTGCGACCGCTGCGGAACTCAACTCTCTCAAAACCGCTAA